The following are encoded together in the Thermosipho japonicus genome:
- the folE2 gene encoding GTP cyclohydrolase FolE2, which yields MRDVQSERDERNVPLKHVGIKNLKYPVVVLDKKNKNQHTVAEINMYVDLPKDFRGTHMSRFLEVLNKFHLKIDPKNIKAILDELKKTLKAQSASIEIMFPYFLQKKAPVTKIESYMEYKCGFKAYDTNEQYEFYIVVEVPIQTLCPCSKEISKYNAHNQRALARIEVETSELIWFEDLIELAESSASVPLFTLLKRPDEKYVTERAYENPKFVEDVARDIALSIKENKKIRWFKVEVESFESIHNHNAYACVDSDTMEV from the coding sequence CCATTAAAACACGTAGGTATTAAAAACTTAAAATATCCAGTTGTCGTTTTAGACAAAAAAAATAAAAATCAACATACTGTAGCTGAAATAAATATGTATGTTGACCTTCCAAAAGATTTTCGTGGCACACACATGAGTAGATTTTTAGAAGTATTAAATAAATTCCACCTTAAAATCGATCCAAAAAACATAAAGGCAATTTTGGATGAGCTAAAAAAGACACTTAAAGCCCAAAGTGCTTCTATAGAAATAATGTTTCCCTACTTTCTACAAAAAAAGGCACCGGTAACAAAAATTGAAAGCTATATGGAATACAAATGTGGCTTTAAGGCATATGATACAAACGAACAATATGAATTCTACATCGTTGTAGAAGTTCCCATTCAAACACTATGCCCCTGCTCAAAAGAAATAAGTAAATATAACGCTCACAATCAGAGGGCTCTTGCAAGAATTGAAGTTGAAACAAGTGAACTTATTTGGTTTGAAGATTTGATAGAATTAGCAGAAAGTTCTGCAAGTGTGCCGCTTTTTACCCTTCTCAAGAGACCTGACGAAAAATATGTTACTGAAAGAGCATATGAAAATCCAAAATTTGTAGAAGATGTTGCAAGGGATATCGCGCTCTCAATAAAGGAAAATAAGAAAATTAGATGGTTTAAAGTCGAAGTTGAAAGTTTTGAATCTATTCATAATCACAATGCTTATGCTTGTGTGGATTCAGACACAATGGAGGTGTAA